A DNA window from Leptospira selangorensis contains the following coding sequences:
- a CDS encoding VOC family protein, whose protein sequence is MKLNPGIVTSKLKETKEFYVVKLGFQIVFENDWYILLSTPNGKHEISFLLPNLPSQHSAFQKEYSGFGMYITIETEDVDSLYSELKKKNLPFLLDLKEEEWGDRHFAISDPNGIGIDFVKYTPVSA, encoded by the coding sequence ATGAAATTAAATCCAGGAATAGTCACAAGTAAACTGAAGGAAACCAAAGAATTCTACGTAGTCAAATTAGGATTTCAGATCGTTTTTGAGAATGATTGGTATATTCTACTTTCTACACCGAACGGAAAACATGAAATTTCCTTTCTGCTTCCAAATCTTCCGAGCCAACATTCCGCATTTCAGAAAGAATATTCAGGATTTGGAATGTATATCACGATTGAGACAGAGGATGTAGATTCTCTTTATTCGGAACTGAAAAAGAAAAACTTACCTTTTCTATTGGATCTTAAAGAAGAAGAATGGGGAGACAGGCATTTTGCGATATCTGATCCGAACGGGATCGGGATTGATTTCGTAAAATATACGCCTGTGAGCGCTTAG
- a CDS encoding helix-turn-helix domain-containing protein, which translates to MEYKKDFSPLQLNLGIQYSEIAPCTELISSIAYYWEFSSQLSIPSQYQVVPDACVDLILNINSNGPILISLSPISLENFPIQPGDRWFGIRFLPSGIRRFFKMDLGELKSQTSIFHEIFPTEAKELEEKLRISNSFFNRIKTCDLYFSELLKKKGLETDQRIQTSLQEIYSDFQKPTEKLGFQISSRHLRRLFSANIGLSPKEFAKVLRFQAALRNWKENGSLEIGEGFYDQSHFIKDWKKFTGLTPSSLRKFH; encoded by the coding sequence ATGGAATACAAAAAAGATTTCAGCCCATTACAACTCAATTTAGGCATCCAATACTCCGAAATCGCGCCTTGCACTGAGCTCATCTCTTCCATCGCATACTATTGGGAATTCAGTTCTCAGCTCTCCATTCCAAGCCAATACCAAGTCGTTCCTGATGCCTGCGTGGACTTGATCTTGAATATAAACTCTAATGGTCCTATTTTAATTTCACTCTCCCCTATCTCCTTGGAAAACTTTCCGATCCAACCTGGTGACCGTTGGTTCGGGATACGATTTTTACCTTCTGGAATTCGTAGATTTTTTAAGATGGATTTAGGAGAACTTAAAAGCCAAACTTCTATATTTCATGAAATATTTCCAACGGAAGCCAAGGAGTTAGAAGAAAAATTAAGAATTTCTAATTCTTTTTTCAATCGGATCAAAACATGTGATCTTTATTTTTCGGAACTTTTAAAGAAGAAGGGCCTGGAAACTGATCAAAGGATCCAAACTTCTCTACAAGAAATATATTCAGATTTTCAAAAACCCACTGAAAAATTAGGATTTCAAATTTCTTCCAGACATCTTAGAAGATTATTTTCAGCGAATATTGGACTTTCTCCAAAGGAATTTGCAAAAGTCCTGAGATTCCAAGCTGCTCTTAGAAATTGGAAAGAAAACGGCTCTTTGGAAATAGGAGAAGGTTTTTATGACCAATCCCATTTTATCAAGGATTGGAAAAAATTCACAGGTCTTACACCTTCTTCTTTGCGTAAATTCCACTAA
- a CDS encoding glycosyl hydrolase family 18 protein yields the protein MMKYVHLYDEIHPFLYNLEGGRSNTGRILSVWKKDEIDERIRWLRLMSPRTLIIPTIFRWENDFEKVSDVIGLNGNIKIRDLHIQNILKEIDTYGYDGIDIDYEGMTCEKKEVFQEFLILLRDELHKKGKILSVAIHPKTVAEKPSVYPCKGLKSPIQVDFYEAYRGQLTHDYEFLGKVADKIKIMAYELHPRKQGFPGPGPQAPDWWIDKILEYAVARIPNEKLYMAIPTYGYDWALHCQAETKSVYYSRAKWIREKMAPRKEEPTDVLEIFKTQPKAADWTYLRPYLYRHQGHVYSDPSLWYRMGGCDRVAFYMNRSAFEKKMKILDKYKIRGFSFWQLIEDNDPEINKYLEEKLGKEAGSSSSP from the coding sequence ATGATGAAGTATGTTCATCTATATGATGAGATCCATCCATTTTTATATAATTTGGAAGGTGGACGTAGTAATACAGGACGGATACTTTCTGTTTGGAAGAAGGACGAGATAGACGAAAGGATCCGTTGGTTAAGACTAATGTCTCCGCGTACTTTGATCATTCCCACAATCTTTCGTTGGGAAAACGATTTTGAAAAAGTTTCGGACGTGATCGGCCTGAACGGTAATATCAAAATTAGAGATCTTCATATCCAAAATATTCTGAAAGAGATAGATACTTACGGATATGACGGAATCGATATTGACTATGAAGGAATGACCTGTGAAAAGAAGGAAGTATTTCAGGAATTTCTAATACTTCTTCGCGACGAACTGCATAAAAAGGGAAAAATTTTATCAGTAGCGATCCATCCTAAAACTGTCGCGGAAAAACCTTCCGTCTATCCTTGCAAAGGTCTTAAATCTCCCATCCAAGTGGATTTTTATGAAGCTTATAGAGGACAATTAACCCATGACTATGAGTTTTTGGGAAAGGTTGCGGATAAGATCAAAATTATGGCCTATGAATTACATCCCCGCAAACAAGGTTTTCCGGGGCCGGGACCACAGGCACCTGATTGGTGGATCGATAAAATTTTAGAATATGCGGTTGCTCGTATTCCGAACGAAAAACTGTATATGGCGATTCCAACTTATGGATATGATTGGGCCCTACATTGCCAGGCTGAAACAAAATCAGTCTATTATTCCAGGGCAAAATGGATCCGAGAAAAAATGGCTCCAAGAAAAGAAGAGCCTACAGACGTATTAGAAATTTTTAAAACTCAACCAAAGGCCGCAGATTGGACTTATCTCAGACCTTATTTATATAGGCATCAAGGCCATGTGTATTCGGATCCTTCTCTTTGGTATAGAATGGGTGGTTGTGATCGTGTGGCATTCTATATGAACAGAAGTGCTTTCGAGAAGAAGATGAAAATATTGGATAAGTATAAGATCCGCGGATTTTCCTTTTGGCAATTAATAGAAGATAACGATCCTGAGATTAATAAATATTTGGAAGAAAAATTGGGAAAAGAAGCGGGCTCGTCTTCTTCTCCCTAA
- a CDS encoding MBL fold metallo-hydrolase, with the protein MNKQPQIWINPKSDLKFKNWEEVFSKPSRLEVTAFLTGQVFTGPFILIDSDHPKTPEEQKKDQWVPVLSYLVKHPEKGYFLLDSGVPEVDSNNRCDFNLLLGLFNTKCQSEKGRNVAGQLETLKIPNKDLNFVLASHLHWDHIGGMEALRKRGPIKVLISEEEAEDASKAFSIFHGYSSTALSFDFDLSTLPKDKFFEMPILGSVYDLYGDGSVWVISATGHTEGEIAVLLNATSGPLLFTFDSSHLKAGFENEVPPGATTNKEKSTDIIRRMNTFSKKFSKVKVIYGHEPTQWKGDPIVSLAK; encoded by the coding sequence ATGAATAAACAGCCACAAATCTGGATAAATCCTAAATCCGATCTAAAATTTAAAAATTGGGAAGAAGTTTTTTCCAAACCTAGTCGTTTAGAAGTGACTGCTTTTCTAACTGGGCAGGTTTTTACAGGGCCTTTCATTCTGATCGATTCCGATCATCCCAAAACTCCGGAAGAACAAAAGAAAGACCAATGGGTTCCTGTACTTAGCTATTTAGTGAAACATCCTGAAAAAGGATATTTTCTTTTAGATTCAGGGGTACCGGAAGTAGATTCAAACAATAGATGCGATTTCAATCTGCTATTAGGTTTATTTAATACCAAATGTCAGTCCGAAAAAGGTCGTAATGTCGCAGGTCAATTGGAAACATTAAAAATTCCGAATAAAGATCTGAATTTCGTTTTAGCGTCTCATTTACACTGGGATCATATCGGAGGGATGGAAGCTCTCAGAAAAAGAGGTCCGATCAAGGTATTAATCTCGGAGGAAGAAGCCGAAGATGCGAGTAAGGCTTTCTCCATTTTCCACGGTTATTCCTCCACTGCACTTTCTTTTGATTTCGATCTTTCCACTCTTCCAAAAGATAAATTTTTTGAAATGCCGATCCTTGGCTCTGTGTACGATCTTTATGGAGACGGATCCGTTTGGGTTATATCAGCTACAGGCCATACGGAAGGAGAAATCGCGGTCCTTTTAAATGCTACTAGTGGTCCTTTATTATTTACCTTCGACTCATCTCACCTAAAGGCAGGATTCGAAAATGAAGTTCCACCAGGAGCTACAACCAATAAGGAGAAAAGTACAGATATTATCCGCAGAATGAATACCTTCTCTAAAAAATTTTCGAAAGTGAAAGTGATTTACGGACATGAACCAACACAATGGAAGGGAGATCCGATCGTTAGTTTAGCAAAATAA
- a CDS encoding Crp/Fnr family transcriptional regulator: protein MEFSKEVSKALELSIFSSLEQEVYQPLLKKGILIKFKAGQMIPKNPGDPDYAGLVVSGFFRMYLFAESGRQTTVRYTKQGDMMGLVGALTPEEKTGQPEETFVQAVTDSEVLALSFQDLRTYGKKSAELAWLFAEECARRAYAALRELYGASFTGIRQRLARHLLLNAISGDIAPFLFVNLSQQNLADSIGTVREVIVRELRNLKQEGFISSSKNRIEIIDPIGLHSISEEGY from the coding sequence ATGGAATTTTCGAAAGAAGTTTCAAAAGCTCTGGAGTTAAGCATCTTCTCCTCTTTAGAACAGGAGGTATACCAACCTTTGCTTAAGAAAGGGATTCTGATAAAATTCAAAGCAGGCCAGATGATCCCAAAAAATCCGGGAGACCCGGACTATGCAGGGCTTGTGGTCAGCGGATTTTTTAGAATGTATCTTTTTGCAGAATCGGGGAGACAGACTACTGTTCGCTATACTAAGCAAGGGGATATGATGGGCCTTGTAGGAGCTCTAACACCGGAAGAAAAAACCGGTCAGCCTGAAGAGACTTTCGTCCAAGCAGTGACCGATTCCGAAGTGCTCGCCTTATCTTTTCAGGATTTGAGAACATACGGAAAAAAATCCGCCGAACTCGCTTGGTTATTTGCTGAAGAATGTGCAAGAAGGGCATACGCTGCACTTCGTGAATTGTATGGAGCTAGTTTTACTGGGATTAGACAAAGGCTCGCTCGTCATTTATTATTAAACGCAATAAGTGGAGATATTGCTCCCTTTTTATTTGTCAATTTGTCCCAACAAAATCTTGCGGACTCAATCGGAACCGTAAGAGAAGTAATCGTCAGAGAACTTCGAAATTTAAAGCAGGAAGGATTTATTTCCAGCTCTAAAAACCGGATTGAAATTATAGATCCGATCGGTTTACATTCCATTTCCGAAGAAGGATATTAA
- a CDS encoding acyl-CoA dehydrogenase family protein: MDFSLSSDEQEFTESFRNFCKKEISPFAEEADKTKELPGSHYLKLGEAGYLGLLHEEEFGGQGAGVFLSTLAMEIISESCGSTFFSAGASAGLFGLPIKHFGTPEQKKKYLPDIILGKTIGSLGVTEPDGGSDVSGLSSLAKKSGKDRYILSGQKTFITNAPNADYCLVLARTQDETGKEKGLTHFIVDLNSKGISRSAAMDKMGLKASPTGALFFEDVEVPEENILGKLGKGFRQTMQTFNAERLSLAAYSLGVMKACLDESKSFSASRKSFGKSIYQHQGVAFMLAEIYSKYEAAKWLTYNTAWEMEKIESEGKPSMSLSGKCAACKLFATTAAREVTNLAVQIHGGAGYMDEYKVSRLYRDTRLGEIGGGTSEIQKLIISGSIMKES, from the coding sequence ATGGATTTTAGCCTAAGTTCCGATGAACAAGAGTTCACAGAATCGTTTCGTAATTTTTGTAAAAAGGAGATCAGCCCATTTGCGGAAGAAGCGGATAAAACGAAGGAACTTCCCGGATCCCATTATCTCAAGCTAGGAGAAGCCGGTTACCTAGGTCTTTTGCATGAAGAAGAATTCGGCGGACAGGGTGCAGGAGTTTTCTTAAGCACCTTGGCAATGGAGATCATTTCCGAATCTTGTGGTTCTACTTTTTTCAGTGCGGGTGCCTCTGCAGGTTTATTCGGACTTCCTATTAAACATTTTGGAACCCCAGAACAAAAGAAAAAATATCTACCTGATATTATCTTGGGCAAAACAATCGGCTCCTTAGGAGTTACGGAACCTGACGGCGGTTCCGACGTTTCAGGACTTTCTTCCCTTGCTAAAAAATCAGGTAAAGATCGTTATATTCTCTCCGGTCAAAAAACTTTTATCACAAATGCGCCGAATGCGGACTATTGTTTGGTCCTTGCAAGAACCCAAGACGAAACAGGAAAAGAAAAAGGGCTCACTCATTTTATAGTCGATCTGAATTCCAAAGGTATCTCCAGATCTGCAGCAATGGATAAGATGGGACTAAAAGCATCTCCTACCGGTGCATTATTCTTTGAAGATGTAGAAGTTCCTGAGGAAAATATCTTAGGTAAATTGGGAAAAGGTTTTAGACAAACCATGCAGACTTTTAATGCGGAAAGACTTTCTTTAGCCGCTTATTCATTAGGAGTTATGAAGGCTTGTTTAGATGAATCTAAATCTTTCTCCGCTTCTCGAAAAAGTTTCGGCAAATCGATTTACCAGCACCAAGGTGTTGCGTTTATGCTCGCAGAAATTTATTCCAAATACGAGGCGGCTAAGTGGCTCACATATAACACTGCTTGGGAAATGGAAAAAATAGAATCGGAAGGAAAACCAAGTATGAGTCTTTCCGGAAAATGCGCCGCTTGTAAATTATTCGCAACTACAGCAGCAAGGGAAGTTACAAATCTTGCAGTACAAATTCATGGTGGTGCGGGATATATGGACGAGTACAAAGTATCTCGCCTCTATAGAGACACTCGATTGGGAGAGATAGGTGGAGGAACAAGCGAGATCCAGAAATTGATCATCTCCGGAAGTATCATGAAGGAATCTTAA
- a CDS encoding crotonase/enoyl-CoA hydratase family protein: MKSYTYIQIEKKGPVFCIALNRPDARNAMNTQMIMELSDALTVYEDDPNSRCAVLYANGLHFTFGLELEDVAKSIIDQGRNFFQKGNINPWDTGGTGRVRKKPLITAVHGFCLTLGIELMLASDIALAAEKTVFAQMEVQRGILPFGGATIRFVRASGWGNAMKYILTGDTFDATEAYRIGIVQEVLPKKELLIRAIELAEKICAQAPKAIDAVLANARKAIEVGNLEAIDDLVPLVTDCLKSEDGQEGIRSLLEKRTAVFKGK, from the coding sequence ATGAAATCGTATACTTATATCCAAATTGAAAAGAAAGGTCCTGTGTTTTGTATCGCACTCAATCGTCCGGATGCCAGAAACGCGATGAATACGCAAATGATCATGGAGTTAAGCGATGCTCTCACTGTTTACGAAGATGATCCAAATTCAAGATGTGCAGTCTTGTATGCGAATGGTCTTCATTTCACTTTCGGTTTAGAATTGGAAGATGTTGCAAAATCCATCATTGATCAAGGCAGGAATTTTTTCCAAAAAGGAAATATCAACCCTTGGGATACAGGAGGAACAGGTAGAGTTCGCAAAAAACCTTTGATCACAGCGGTTCATGGGTTTTGCCTAACTTTAGGAATTGAATTGATGCTTGCTTCCGATATAGCACTCGCCGCAGAGAAAACCGTATTTGCTCAAATGGAAGTGCAAAGAGGAATTTTACCATTTGGCGGAGCCACAATCCGATTCGTAAGAGCTTCCGGTTGGGGTAACGCGATGAAATATATTCTAACAGGAGATACTTTCGACGCTACTGAAGCATATCGGATCGGAATTGTACAGGAAGTTCTACCTAAAAAGGAATTATTAATAAGAGCAATAGAGCTCGCTGAAAAAATTTGCGCCCAGGCTCCGAAAGCAATCGATGCAGTTCTGGCAAACGCACGAAAAGCAATCGAAGTGGGAAATTTAGAGGCAATAGATGATTTAGTGCCGTTGGTAACCGATTGTTTAAAATCGGAAGATGGCCAAGAAGGTATCCGCTCCTTATTGGAGAAAAGAACCGCCGTTTTTAAAGGAAAATAG
- a CDS encoding helix-turn-helix domain-containing protein — protein sequence MSNLPIYLPEQISHSPVFWILVSFAIFGTYLGALLCIGQNILERKTALNRLLSLLFVCLGLLQGTCLFYVFGLSSSFPRIVLLHVPVLGSIGPILYGIHKIIQNSEFEKSTLGLSPKHSILPGIIWILYFLSFVPDSDTISDGIRTFSETRSAFDLVFLIPLLVLATYIAGLLRGSRILFKPNVLKEEWTARVLLYIILATIANHSVGAFFLIGKNPLFLLVSASMMGLSLCVSYLIGRRYPAYFQNLQEVARATFQKYSRSLLQGMDLVTLRENLLKEMEVEKLYKDEDLSLASLADELGLSSHQLSELINQEMGKNFSAFVNEYRIREACELLTKNKESSVLDIAYEVGFRSKTSFHRAFQKEVGVPPSEYREKNS from the coding sequence ATGTCTAATCTTCCGATTTATCTTCCGGAACAAATTTCTCATTCTCCGGTATTCTGGATTTTAGTTTCTTTTGCGATCTTCGGAACGTATCTAGGAGCCTTATTATGTATCGGGCAGAATATTTTAGAAAGAAAAACGGCTCTCAATCGTTTACTTTCTTTGTTGTTCGTATGCTTAGGTTTATTACAAGGCACCTGTTTATTTTACGTATTCGGGCTTTCTTCTTCTTTTCCTAGAATTGTACTTCTTCATGTTCCGGTCTTGGGTTCCATAGGCCCCATTTTATATGGAATCCATAAAATTATCCAAAATTCAGAATTCGAAAAATCTACGCTGGGTTTAAGTCCAAAACATTCCATTTTGCCTGGGATCATCTGGATTTTATATTTTTTAAGTTTTGTTCCGGATTCTGATACGATTAGCGACGGCATACGAACATTCTCGGAAACAAGAAGTGCATTCGATCTGGTTTTTCTGATCCCATTACTCGTACTTGCCACCTATATTGCCGGATTGTTGAGAGGGAGCAGAATATTATTTAAACCGAATGTTTTGAAAGAAGAATGGACCGCAAGGGTCCTACTTTATATCATTCTTGCTACGATCGCAAACCATTCGGTAGGTGCTTTTTTTCTAATAGGCAAGAATCCACTCTTTCTGTTAGTCAGCGCTTCTATGATGGGCTTAAGTCTTTGTGTTTCGTATTTAATTGGCAGAAGGTACCCTGCTTATTTCCAAAATTTGCAAGAGGTTGCAAGAGCTACCTTCCAAAAATATTCCCGCTCCTTACTCCAAGGAATGGATCTAGTTACACTCAGAGAAAATTTATTAAAAGAGATGGAAGTCGAAAAATTATACAAAGACGAGGACCTGAGTTTGGCAAGTCTTGCGGATGAGTTAGGACTTTCTTCTCACCAACTTTCGGAACTGATCAACCAAGAAATGGGCAAAAATTTTTCAGCATTCGTAAACGAGTATAGGATCCGAGAGGCTTGCGAGCTGCTTACTAAAAACAAGGAGTCTTCTGTCCTGGATATTGCCTATGAGGTGGGATTTAGGAGTAAAACCTCCTTCCACAGGGCATTTCAGAAAGAAGTGGGAGTTCCTCCATCCGAATATAGGGAGAAAAATTCTTAA
- a CDS encoding fatty acid desaturase: protein MSSLTLERKNISDRFTEKEKTKRIIKWIRRSDSKLRKRFSFLKHQDAIGFSITIGSAFGMIVLGSLYIMDIIPFWACIIGNGILASFLHEMEHDLIHSIYFKENPKMQNFLFWMVWLFRANTVNPWFRKEIHLLHHKLSGNIEDIEERFISNGMPWGIRRILVMIDPIMAVVLQGPKIRKDAIRYLAKIKAKPIKGPYRLVYLLLWYSFLIWGMISLINWSLGSPIQETGTTAYIHNFLNTAAVVYLIPCWLRQSAIQIVSSNMHYYGDVKSLYQQTQVLDSWWILPLHLFCFNFGATHGIHHFVVTQPFYLRQAVAPKVKPFLKKYGIRFNDFESMTRANRYQKEEMDGIAIPA from the coding sequence ATGAGTTCCCTTACCCTTGAGCGAAAAAACATTTCGGATAGATTTACCGAAAAAGAAAAAACAAAACGTATCATCAAATGGATCCGCCGTTCGGATTCTAAACTCAGAAAACGTTTCTCATTTTTAAAACACCAAGACGCGATCGGATTTTCGATCACTATCGGCTCCGCTTTCGGAATGATCGTACTCGGAAGTTTGTATATAATGGATATTATTCCATTCTGGGCTTGTATAATAGGGAATGGAATCTTGGCTTCCTTTCTACATGAGATGGAGCATGACTTAATCCACAGTATTTATTTTAAAGAAAATCCCAAGATGCAGAATTTTCTATTCTGGATGGTCTGGTTATTCCGCGCAAATACAGTCAATCCTTGGTTTAGAAAAGAGATCCACCTTCTTCATCATAAACTTTCAGGAAATATAGAAGATATAGAAGAAAGATTTATCAGTAATGGAATGCCTTGGGGTATCAGACGAATACTCGTAATGATAGATCCGATCATGGCAGTCGTTCTACAAGGACCTAAGATCAGAAAAGACGCGATCCGATACCTTGCAAAAATAAAAGCCAAACCGATCAAGGGACCTTATCGTTTAGTGTACCTTCTTCTTTGGTATTCATTCTTGATCTGGGGAATGATTTCGTTGATCAATTGGTCATTAGGAAGTCCTATACAAGAAACTGGAACTACTGCCTACATTCATAATTTCTTAAATACTGCAGCGGTGGTATATTTGATCCCTTGTTGGCTCAGACAATCTGCCATACAGATCGTATCTTCTAATATGCATTATTACGGAGATGTGAAGAGTTTATACCAACAGACCCAAGTGTTGGATTCTTGGTGGATATTACCTTTACATTTGTTCTGCTTTAATTTTGGAGCCACACATGGTATCCATCATTTTGTGGTAACACAGCCGTTCTATCTACGACAAGCAGTCGCCCCTAAAGTAAAACCATTCTTAAAAAAATATGGAATTCGTTTTAACGACTTTGAAAGTATGACAAGGGCGAATCGTTACCAAAAAGAAGAAATGGATGGTATTGCGATTCCGGCCTAG
- a CDS encoding condensation domain-containing protein: MQNLKESERPQGQFIRSLDQAEANFWLYDRASSMNFCVMAEGEGSFSEESLRKALDLIQNKHALAKVQILKQAGQDSHLYFATSDKKIPIQKDFYSPDWKSKLAKETIRLFELGDSPLIRTIFYTSGNSKFAIGVIFHHSIGDGRSGCRFLLDVLRASTGEADEIEEDSEYSSLMELYPAEELYKGEPKPEKPLTIPQFSRKKEEQDPEIISFYLEEEDVNSILKTSKQKKISLHGILGASQVTALADFFDKGQEGVLYLSTPADLRPHLSHPVPDSALGLYISLFTTPVNIRDPFDIKAKAIMNDVRARIGRREGRAFYELLPPSEQFLEKEDGLKLFQLLMNRNPQASLLSNVGIIPVLASDEIKVKELSFTVHPALTQTVFTTVTTYENRMAININYDKNRWKEGDISQFAYSFRKNILSNS, from the coding sequence ATGCAAAATTTAAAAGAATCCGAAAGACCCCAGGGTCAGTTCATTCGATCCTTAGACCAAGCGGAGGCAAATTTCTGGTTATATGACCGCGCCTCCTCTATGAACTTCTGCGTAATGGCAGAAGGCGAAGGTTCTTTTTCGGAAGAAAGTTTACGTAAAGCCCTGGACCTTATCCAAAACAAACATGCGTTAGCTAAGGTTCAGATCTTAAAACAGGCCGGACAAGATTCTCATTTATACTTTGCAACCTCGGACAAAAAAATCCCCATCCAAAAAGATTTCTATTCTCCTGATTGGAAATCCAAATTAGCTAAGGAAACGATCCGACTTTTTGAATTGGGAGATTCTCCTTTAATCAGAACTATATTTTATACTTCCGGAAATTCAAAGTTTGCGATCGGTGTTATCTTTCATCATAGCATCGGAGATGGAAGATCAGGTTGCAGATTTCTTTTAGATGTACTAAGAGCTAGCACGGGAGAAGCGGACGAAATTGAGGAAGATTCGGAATATTCTTCCTTAATGGAATTATATCCTGCGGAAGAATTATACAAAGGTGAGCCTAAACCTGAGAAACCTTTGACGATTCCTCAATTCTCTCGCAAAAAAGAAGAACAAGATCCTGAGATCATTAGTTTTTATTTAGAAGAAGAAGATGTAAATTCTATCTTAAAAACTTCTAAACAAAAAAAGATATCCCTTCATGGGATCTTAGGCGCTTCTCAAGTAACTGCGCTCGCAGATTTTTTTGACAAAGGCCAAGAAGGAGTATTATATCTTTCTACTCCAGCGGACTTAAGGCCTCATTTGAGTCATCCGGTGCCGGATTCCGCATTAGGACTTTATATCTCTCTATTCACTACTCCGGTGAATATTAGAGATCCATTTGATATTAAAGCAAAAGCAATCATGAATGATGTAAGAGCTCGTATTGGAAGAAGGGAAGGTAGAGCATTTTACGAATTACTTCCTCCTTCGGAACAATTTTTGGAAAAAGAAGATGGGCTAAAACTTTTCCAATTACTCATGAATCGGAATCCTCAAGCCAGTTTGCTGAGCAATGTGGGAATTATCCCTGTTTTGGCATCGGATGAAATAAAAGTAAAAGAACTTTCTTTTACGGTCCATCCTGCTTTGACCCAAACAGTTTTCACGACGGTGACTACTTACGAAAACAGAATGGCAATCAATATAAACTACGATAAAAATCGTTGGAAAGAAGGGGATATCTCTCAATTTGCATATTCTTTCCGAAAGAATATACTTTCGAATTCTTGA